A single genomic interval of Dyella sp. GSA-30 harbors:
- a CDS encoding DUF6491 family protein: protein MNALKPTLLSLLLVAVTAAAHAADTPAPLFKPLRPVSSCIRTDRIDEWHIVDARTAIVRTGPQRYVVKLQNDCPRLGVGRQGLIFRANEANQLNSLGRICGEAGESVRSRDQPPCALHSVRIIDKPTFDKLSAKATRHGNGAEPNGNKP from the coding sequence ATGAACGCCTTGAAACCCACCCTGCTCTCCCTGCTTCTCGTTGCCGTTACCGCGGCCGCACATGCCGCCGACACGCCCGCTCCACTGTTCAAACCCTTGCGGCCCGTCAGTTCGTGCATCCGCACCGATCGCATCGACGAATGGCATATCGTCGACGCGCGCACGGCCATCGTTCGTACCGGACCACAGCGCTATGTCGTGAAACTTCAAAACGATTGCCCCCGCCTCGGCGTCGGCCGTCAAGGTTTGATCTTCCGCGCCAACGAAGCGAACCAGCTCAACTCGCTCGGCCGCATCTGCGGCGAAGCCGGGGAATCGGTGCGCTCACGCGATCAGCCGCCTTGCGCGCTCCACTCCGTTCGAATCATCGACAAGCCGACGTTCGACAAGCTGAGCGCGAAAGCGACTCGCCACGGTAATGGTGCCGAACCGAACGGAAACAAGCCCTAG
- a CDS encoding N-acetylmuramoyl-L-alanine amidase, which produces MIPATRALPASDTLWAMLTIHDQPLPYVEKLPERPASAVTLVVIHCTELPDLATAREYGERVLYDNGTGASGHYYVDRDGSIYRYVPGTRVANHVRGQNPHSIGIELVNLGRYPNWWDSHHQTMTEPYTAAQIAALRALLAQLRQDFPQLRQIAGHEDLDLARMPASDDPSKEVPRKLDPGPQFPWDAVLKGSGLERISHRP; this is translated from the coding sequence ATGATACCGGCAACACGCGCCCTACCTGCCTCGGATACGCTATGGGCCATGCTGACCATTCACGATCAACCGCTGCCCTATGTCGAAAAGCTGCCCGAACGTCCCGCCTCGGCGGTGACGCTGGTGGTGATTCACTGCACCGAGCTGCCGGATCTGGCGACCGCACGCGAGTACGGCGAGCGTGTGCTCTACGACAACGGCACCGGGGCGAGCGGCCATTACTACGTCGACCGCGACGGCTCGATCTATCGTTATGTGCCGGGTACGCGTGTGGCCAATCATGTGCGCGGGCAAAACCCCCACTCGATCGGCATCGAACTGGTCAACCTGGGCCGCTATCCGAACTGGTGGGACTCGCATCACCAGACCATGACCGAGCCCTATACCGCCGCCCAGATCGCCGCCCTGCGCGCGCTGCTGGCCCAGCTCCGACAGGATTTCCCCCAGCTTCGGCAGATTGCCGGCCACGAGGACCTGGATCTGGCGCGGATGCCCGCCAGCGACGACCCGTCCAAAGAGGTACCGCGCAAGCTGGACCCGGGCCCGCAGTTCCCGTGGGACGCCGTGCTGAAGGGCAGCGGGCTGGAACGGATCAGCCATCGCCCGTGA
- the tesB gene encoding acyl-CoA thioesterase II: MKQAHVSELVDLLDLERLEDNLFRGQSRDIGTQFVFGGQVLGQALSAAQQTVDASRTAHSLHAYFLRAGDIDAPIVYSVERTRDGGTFSSRRVVAIQHGQPILNGSISFQIEEGGFEHQSSMPEVPMPEDIEPMQPLSPEQMAKLPEKIQRWLGVDAPIEFRHVWPQDKLKPVKRPPIQHIWFRAAAPVGDSPALHRALLAYASDFNLIGTATLPHGISYYTHNVQMASLDHALWFHRPFRMDDWLLYSFDSPTAQGARGLARGQIFSRDGRLIASSAQEGLIRLRE; this comes from the coding sequence ATGAAACAAGCGCACGTCAGCGAGCTGGTCGACCTGCTCGATCTGGAACGTCTGGAAGACAACCTGTTTCGCGGCCAAAGCCGCGATATCGGCACGCAATTCGTCTTCGGCGGCCAGGTGCTCGGCCAGGCCCTCTCGGCGGCGCAGCAGACGGTCGATGCGTCGCGCACGGCCCATTCGCTGCATGCGTATTTCCTGCGTGCCGGCGATATCGACGCGCCGATCGTCTACAGCGTGGAACGCACGCGCGACGGCGGTACGTTCTCGTCCCGGCGAGTGGTGGCGATTCAGCACGGCCAGCCGATCTTGAATGGCTCGATCTCGTTCCAGATCGAGGAAGGCGGCTTCGAGCATCAATCGTCGATGCCCGAGGTGCCCATGCCCGAGGACATCGAGCCGATGCAGCCGCTGTCGCCCGAGCAGATGGCCAAGCTGCCGGAAAAGATCCAGCGCTGGCTCGGCGTCGATGCCCCGATCGAGTTCCGCCATGTCTGGCCGCAGGACAAGCTCAAGCCGGTCAAGCGCCCGCCGATCCAGCACATCTGGTTTCGTGCCGCGGCTCCCGTAGGCGACTCGCCTGCCCTGCACCGCGCCCTGCTCGCCTATGCCTCGGATTTCAACCTGATCGGCACGGCGACGCTGCCGCACGGCATCTCCTACTACACGCACAACGTGCAGATGGCGAGCCTGGACCACGCGCTGTGGTTCCACCGCCCGTTCCGCATGGACGACTGGCTGCTCTACTCCTTTGACAGCCCCACCGCCCAGGGCGCCCGCGGTCTGGCCCGTGGCCAGATCTTCAGCCGTGACGGCCGCCTGATCGCTTCGAGCGCGCAGGAAGGGCTGATCCGGCTGCGGGAATAA
- a CDS encoding alpha/beta fold hydrolase, whose translation MRGQIILSHGSDSSPDATKVSTLAALAESLGWQTQRPDYREDDALGHVGSVAPRIARLRAAVQAQSTPPILVGSSMGAFVSGLVSRDMPVAGLFLLATPPEIPGFAEGFDMRRDVPTELIHGWRDDICPLEPIFRFAGERRVPLLVLDDDHRLSDCIDTIASQFQLFLDRVAKAS comes from the coding sequence ATGCGCGGCCAGATCATCCTTTCCCACGGTTCGGACTCCAGTCCGGACGCCACCAAGGTCAGCACGCTGGCCGCGCTCGCCGAATCGCTCGGCTGGCAGACCCAGCGCCCCGATTACCGCGAAGACGACGCACTCGGCCATGTCGGCTCGGTGGCGCCGCGTATCGCCCGGCTGCGCGCGGCCGTCCAGGCCCAGTCCACGCCGCCGATCCTGGTGGGTTCGAGCATGGGCGCCTTCGTGTCTGGGCTGGTCTCGCGCGATATGCCGGTCGCCGGTCTGTTTCTGCTGGCGACGCCGCCAGAGATTCCGGGCTTTGCCGAAGGTTTCGATATGCGTCGTGATGTGCCAACGGAGCTGATCCACGGCTGGCGCGACGACATCTGCCCGCTCGAGCCGATCTTCCGTTTTGCCGGTGAGCGTCGTGTGCCGCTGCTGGTGCTGGACGACGATCATCGGCTCAGCGACTGCATCGATACGATCGCGTCGCAGTTTCAGCTGTTCCTCGACCGCGTGGCGAAAGCATCGTGA
- the egtB gene encoding ergothioneine biosynthesis protein EgtB has protein sequence MSPASIQVATELSERYTRVRGCSIALTAGLSAEDMQIQSMPDASPGKWNLAHTTWFFEQFVLGQDSRYRPYNADWHYLFNSYYQSVGPMHARPQRGLLSRPALADVLAYRRYVDDALQELLTGDVPAAVLATIELGLHHEQQHQELLLTDIQHALSCNPLKPAYSAAIDAPSTTSVPMTFIPGHEGLVHIGHAGDGFAFDNEGPRHRVWLEPHALANRPVSNAEYASFIHDGGYREPTLWLSEGWATVQREQWQHPMYWQDDLASAFTLHGVRPLDPHAPVCHLSYYEADAFARWAGARLPTEAEWEHAAEHVPIDGNLLDRAPRLPRAASGDGLLHMYGDVWEWTSSAYSSYPGFKTLPGALGEYNGKFMSGQMVLRGGSLATPRDHIRSSYRNFFPPDARWQFMGLRLAQDR, from the coding sequence ATGAGCCCGGCCTCCATACAGGTTGCCACCGAGCTGTCCGAGCGCTACACCCGGGTACGCGGGTGCAGCATCGCGCTCACCGCGGGCCTCAGTGCCGAAGATATGCAGATCCAGTCCATGCCCGATGCAAGTCCGGGTAAATGGAACCTCGCGCATACCACCTGGTTCTTCGAACAATTCGTGTTGGGGCAGGACAGTCGTTATCGGCCTTACAACGCGGATTGGCATTATCTGTTCAACTCCTACTATCAATCGGTCGGACCGATGCACGCGCGGCCGCAGCGTGGATTGCTGTCGCGCCCAGCGTTGGCTGATGTGCTGGCTTATCGGCGATATGTCGATGACGCGCTGCAAGAGCTGTTGACCGGTGATGTTCCCGCTGCCGTGCTGGCGACTATCGAGCTTGGCCTGCACCATGAGCAGCAGCATCAGGAGTTGCTGCTTACCGACATTCAGCATGCGCTTTCGTGCAATCCGCTGAAGCCGGCTTACAGCGCCGCCATCGACGCACCATCGACAACCTCGGTTCCTATGACGTTTATACCGGGCCACGAGGGCCTGGTTCATATCGGGCATGCAGGCGACGGCTTTGCCTTCGATAACGAAGGCCCGCGTCATCGCGTGTGGCTGGAGCCGCACGCGCTAGCCAATCGTCCGGTGAGCAATGCCGAGTACGCGTCGTTTATTCACGATGGCGGTTATCGCGAGCCAACGCTGTGGCTTTCCGAAGGCTGGGCGACGGTACAGCGCGAACAGTGGCAGCATCCGATGTATTGGCAGGATGATCTTGCCAGCGCGTTTACGCTGCACGGCGTGCGTCCGCTCGATCCGCATGCGCCGGTGTGTCACCTGAGCTACTACGAGGCCGATGCATTTGCCCGCTGGGCGGGTGCACGCCTGCCGACCGAAGCGGAATGGGAACATGCCGCCGAGCATGTGCCGATCGATGGCAATCTGCTCGATCGCGCGCCGCGGCTGCCGCGCGCCGCCAGCGGCGACGGCCTGCTGCACATGTATGGCGATGTCTGGGAGTGGACCTCGTCGGCCTATAGTAGCTATCCGGGCTTCAAGACGCTTCCCGGCGCACTGGGCGAATACAACGGTAAATTCATGAGCGGACAGATGGTATTGCGCGGCGGTTCGCTTGCGACACCGCGCGATCATATCCGTAGCAGTTATCGCAATTTTTTCCCGCCCGATGCGCGTTGGCAGTTCATGGGGCTTCGTCTGGCGCAGGACCGATAA
- the egtD gene encoding L-histidine N(alpha)-methyltransferase has product MSMQAYELRDDDRRPPINDVLEVVQRGLRLQPKRLPSWLFYDERGSQLFEDICDQPEYYLTRAEIDLLNVHAGDIAEVLGEDVRLIEYGSGSAIKTRMLLEQLRSPVSYMPVEISPEPLRQSVQSFSELFPELTIQPFCADFTRPLRLPVPPRAPRRNVIYFPGSTIGNFEARDAIDLLRKMRNEMGEGGGVLIGVDLKKDPTVIEAAYNDKAGVTAEFTLNMLVRLNREIGSDFDLSAFRHRAHYNPMAGRIETHIVSARSQEVRVGRMRVAFGDGEAMQVEYSCKYSLSDFATLAAHAGLKVQHVWLDPQQLFSVQFLVRA; this is encoded by the coding sequence ATGAGCATGCAGGCGTATGAACTTCGCGACGACGATCGTCGCCCCCCGATCAACGATGTCCTGGAAGTGGTGCAGCGCGGCTTGCGCTTGCAGCCCAAACGCCTGCCATCGTGGCTGTTTTACGACGAGCGGGGCTCGCAGTTGTTCGAGGACATTTGCGATCAGCCGGAGTATTACCTCACTCGCGCGGAAATCGATCTGCTCAATGTGCACGCCGGTGACATCGCCGAGGTGTTGGGCGAGGACGTGCGCCTGATCGAATATGGCAGCGGCAGCGCCATCAAGACGCGCATGCTGTTAGAGCAGTTGCGCTCGCCGGTATCGTATATGCCGGTGGAGATTTCGCCCGAGCCACTGCGTCAGAGCGTGCAGAGCTTCAGCGAGTTGTTTCCGGAACTGACGATCCAGCCGTTCTGCGCGGACTTTACTCGTCCGTTGCGCTTGCCGGTTCCGCCGCGTGCACCGCGCCGCAACGTCATCTATTTCCCGGGATCGACCATCGGCAATTTCGAGGCGCGCGATGCGATCGATCTGCTGCGCAAGATGCGCAACGAAATGGGCGAGGGCGGCGGTGTCCTGATCGGCGTGGATTTGAAGAAAGACCCAACGGTGATCGAGGCGGCTTACAACGATAAGGCCGGTGTCACCGCAGAGTTCACGCTCAATATGCTGGTGCGGCTCAACCGGGAGATCGGCAGCGATTTCGATCTCTCCGCCTTTCGCCACCGCGCGCATTACAACCCGATGGCCGGGCGCATCGAGACGCATATTGTCAGTGCGCGTAGCCAGGAGGTAAGAGTGGGGCGGATGCGGGTTGCCTTTGGCGACGGCGAGGCGATGCAGGTGGAATACAGCTGCAAGTATTCGCTGAGCGACTTTGCCACACTGGCCGCGCATGCCGGATTGAAAGTGCAGCATGTATGGCTGGATCCGCAGCAGCTTTTCAGTGTGCAGTTTCTTGTGCGCGCTTGA
- the rlmKL gene encoding bifunctional 23S rRNA (guanine(2069)-N(7))-methyltransferase RlmK/23S rRNA (guanine(2445)-N(2))-methyltransferase RlmL: MSAYFATCPKGLEYLLRDELIALGASDVREALAGVYFAGELEIAYRACLWSRLASRILLPLAEFDAADGDALYAGVQSIDWSEHLASHATLAIDAVTGQSKLTHSQFIALKAKDAIVDQFRQRDGTRPDVDTDEPDVRINLRLRRDRATISIDLAGSPLHRRGWRELQGEAPLKENLAAAMLLRARWPEMYKEGGALLDPMCGSGTLLIEGALMAADVAPGLRRDYFGFLGWHKHDIALWRRLLDEARERADNGLRALRSCFFGSDSDARMVQTAKRNAQEAGVAGFFTLDKHDALHVSPPPGVERGLVITNPPYGERLGERGQMPALYRALGEMLRARFAGWRAAVLAGDEELGRAMPLRAEKRYALYNGALETVLLLFELHARDETPREAKPLSAGAQMLKNRLEKNLRHLRKQLEREGIHCWRAYDQDLPEYAAAIDVYGDAEGNQWLHVQEYRAPAEIPVETTRQRLREIVRVAGEVFGVSRERIALKTRERGKGGSKYGQFDQRGEFVEVEEGGLNFLINLTDYLDTGLFLDHRWVRGRLRELAEGRRFLNLFAYTATASVYAAAGGARDTTSVDLSGTYLEWASRNLALNGFTGARHRLIQADTLEFLQRERDHFGLIYVDPPTFSNSKRADDFDVQRDHVKLLEACGDRLGRDGVIVFSNNFRKFKLDREALEQRFIIEDVSQVSIPFDFARRNDIHGCWLLRSRQADASINPWDTARIKK, encoded by the coding sequence GTGAGCGCGTATTTCGCTACCTGCCCCAAGGGCCTGGAATACCTGCTGCGCGACGAGCTGATTGCGCTGGGTGCGTCCGATGTGCGCGAGGCACTGGCCGGTGTGTATTTTGCCGGCGAGCTGGAAATCGCCTATCGCGCCTGCCTGTGGTCGAGGCTGGCCAGTCGCATCCTGCTGCCATTGGCGGAGTTCGACGCGGCCGATGGCGATGCGTTGTATGCCGGCGTGCAATCGATCGACTGGTCCGAGCATCTTGCCTCGCATGCCACCCTGGCGATCGACGCGGTGACCGGGCAAAGCAAGCTGACGCATAGCCAGTTCATCGCCTTGAAAGCGAAGGACGCCATCGTCGATCAGTTCCGCCAGCGCGATGGCACTCGCCCGGATGTCGATACCGATGAGCCGGACGTACGCATCAATCTGCGCCTGCGTCGCGATCGCGCAACGATCTCGATCGATCTTGCCGGCTCGCCGCTGCATCGCCGCGGCTGGCGCGAGCTGCAGGGTGAAGCGCCACTGAAGGAAAACCTCGCTGCTGCGATGCTGCTGCGCGCGCGCTGGCCGGAGATGTACAAGGAAGGTGGCGCCTTGCTCGACCCGATGTGCGGTTCGGGTACCTTGTTGATCGAAGGCGCCTTGATGGCCGCCGATGTCGCACCGGGCCTTCGCCGTGATTACTTCGGTTTTCTCGGCTGGCACAAGCACGATATCGCGCTGTGGCGTCGCCTGCTCGATGAGGCGCGCGAGCGTGCCGACAACGGCCTGCGCGCCTTGCGTAGCTGCTTCTTTGGTTCCGACTCCGATGCACGCATGGTGCAGACGGCCAAGCGCAACGCGCAGGAAGCTGGCGTCGCCGGCTTCTTTACGCTGGACAAGCACGACGCCTTGCATGTCTCGCCACCGCCGGGCGTCGAGCGTGGTCTGGTCATCACCAATCCGCCTTATGGCGAGCGCCTGGGCGAACGTGGCCAGATGCCGGCGTTGTATCGCGCACTCGGTGAAATGCTGCGTGCCCGTTTTGCCGGCTGGCGCGCCGCCGTACTCGCGGGCGATGAGGAACTCGGTCGTGCCATGCCGCTGCGCGCCGAAAAACGCTATGCGCTTTACAACGGCGCGTTGGAAACGGTGCTGTTGTTGTTCGAACTGCATGCGCGCGACGAGACACCGCGCGAAGCGAAGCCGCTATCGGCCGGCGCGCAGATGCTGAAGAACCGGCTGGAGAAAAACCTGCGCCATCTGCGCAAGCAACTGGAGCGCGAAGGCATTCACTGCTGGCGCGCTTACGATCAGGATCTGCCCGAATACGCTGCAGCGATCGACGTATATGGCGATGCCGAGGGCAACCAGTGGCTGCATGTACAGGAATATCGTGCGCCGGCGGAAATACCGGTGGAAACCACGCGTCAGCGTTTGCGCGAAATTGTCCGCGTCGCCGGTGAAGTATTCGGCGTATCGCGCGAACGTATCGCGTTGAAGACGCGCGAACGCGGCAAGGGCGGCTCCAAGTACGGCCAGTTCGACCAGCGCGGCGAATTTGTCGAAGTGGAAGAAGGCGGGCTGAATTTCCTGATCAACCTGACCGATTACCTCGATACCGGTCTGTTCCTGGATCACCGCTGGGTGCGCGGACGTCTGCGCGAACTGGCTGAAGGGCGCCGGTTCCTGAATCTGTTTGCCTATACCGCCACGGCCAGCGTCTATGCGGCGGCCGGTGGAGCGCGCGATACCACCAGCGTGGACCTGTCCGGGACCTACCTGGAGTGGGCGTCGCGCAATCTTGCGCTTAACGGATTCACCGGCGCGCGCCACCGTCTGATCCAGGCGGACACGCTGGAATTCCTGCAGCGCGAGCGCGACCATTTCGGTCTCATCTACGTTGATCCGCCGACGTTTTCCAACTCCAAACGGGCCGACGATTTCGACGTACAGCGCGATCACGTCAAGCTGCTGGAAGCATGCGGCGACCGCCTGGGTCGCGACGGCGTCATCGTTTTTTCAAATAATTTCAGGAAGTTCAAGCTGGATCGTGAGGCGCTGGAGCAACGTTTCATCATCGAGGATGTCAGCCAGGTCAGCATCCCGTTCGACTTTGCGCGCCGCAACGATATTCACGGTTGCTGGCTGTTGCGTTCACGCCAAGCTGACGCGTCGATTAACCCCTGGGACACCGCCCGTATCAAAAAGTAA
- the mfd gene encoding transcription-repair coupling factor has product MPSILSHPPLPTTPKQRRYWTPPHGSARALLVAEAARSHGGLLVAVTRDTQRAHALEDELRIFAGGLPVLHFPDWETLPYDVFSPHPEIVSQRIATLYQLPSVERGVLVVPMATLMQRIAPRSHITGSGLMLKKGQKFDLSAEQRRLEAAGYRNVPQVAEPGDFAIRGALIDIFPMGTAEPYRVELFDDEVESIRSFDPESQRSHQQVERVELLPAREFPLTDTAAKDFRGKLRERFPIDVRRCPLYQDMKEGVTPGGIEYYLPLFFEQTATLFDYLSETAVFLLAEGALDAAQQFWQQTGERYDQRAHDIERPVLPPAELYLSPEQLREQLNKRLRVEVVPSGHEHAVDTGTQPAPELPINRKGEEPGTSLRHFMASYPGRLLIAADSAGRREALIETLAAAGMKPDSVENWHSFAPATGAAPKFAITTAALEQGFAITRPALTVLTERELYGERVRTERKRRRGAERDPESIIRDLTELTIGAPIVHVDHGVGRYQGLISMDVGGMAGEFLTIEYAKGDKLYVPVAQLGLVSRYSGTAPELAPLHSLGGDAWERARKKAAEKVRDVAAELLAIYAQREARGGQSLSIDRQLIEEFGASFPFEETPDQEHAIGAVLSDLVAPRAMDRVICGDVGFGKTEVALRAAFAAATAGKQVAVLVPTTLLAQQHYRNFADRFADWPVRVDVLSRFKSTKEVNEALKRLAEGQIDVIIGTHKLLQPDIKFKDLGLVIVDEEQRFGVRQKEQLKKLRAEVDLLTMTATPIPRTLNMAMSGLRDLSLIATPPAHRMAVRTFISAWEPALIREAFQRELQRGGQVYFLHNEVNTIERTAREIEELIPEARIGIAHGQMPERELERVMADFHRQRFNVLVCTTIIETGIDIPTANTIIIDRADRFGLAQLHQLRGRVGRSHHRAYAYLVVPDRKAMTADAEKRLEALASLEELGAGFTLATHDLEIRGAGELLGDEQSGQIQEIGFGLYTELLERAVRALKSGKVPDFDLTSEHETEVELHLPALIPDDYLPDVHTRLTLYKRIASARNEDSLRDLQVEMIDRFGLLPDPTKQLFAIAGLKLMATPLGIRKLDFGPNGGRIVFRDKPEVDPMTIIKLVQRLPRVYKLEGQDKLRVTLELLGASERIRSAQDVLIALGARRPG; this is encoded by the coding sequence ATGCCAAGTATTCTTTCGCACCCGCCCCTCCCCACCACGCCCAAGCAACGCCGTTACTGGACCCCGCCGCACGGGTCGGCACGGGCATTACTGGTGGCGGAGGCTGCGCGCTCGCATGGCGGCCTGCTGGTAGCGGTCACGCGCGACACTCAACGCGCCCATGCCCTGGAAGATGAACTACGGATCTTCGCCGGTGGCCTGCCGGTGCTGCATTTCCCCGACTGGGAAACCCTGCCGTACGACGTCTTCAGTCCGCACCCGGAAATCGTTTCGCAGCGCATCGCCACGCTCTATCAGCTGCCCTCGGTCGAGCGCGGCGTGCTGGTGGTACCGATGGCCACGCTGATGCAACGCATCGCGCCGCGCAGCCATATCACCGGCTCGGGCCTGATGCTGAAAAAGGGCCAGAAATTCGATCTGAGCGCCGAACAGCGCCGCCTGGAAGCGGCAGGCTATCGCAATGTGCCGCAAGTGGCCGAACCGGGCGATTTCGCCATACGCGGTGCGCTGATCGATATCTTTCCGATGGGCACGGCCGAGCCGTATCGCGTCGAACTGTTCGATGACGAGGTCGAATCGATTCGCAGCTTCGATCCGGAAAGTCAGCGCTCCCATCAGCAAGTGGAACGCGTCGAGCTGTTGCCGGCGCGCGAGTTTCCGCTTACCGACACGGCGGCCAAGGATTTTCGCGGCAAGCTGCGCGAGCGCTTCCCTATCGACGTGCGTCGCTGCCCGCTTTACCAGGACATGAAAGAAGGCGTGACACCGGGCGGCATCGAGTACTACCTGCCGTTGTTCTTCGAGCAGACCGCGACGCTGTTCGATTACCTCTCCGAAACGGCCGTGTTCCTGCTCGCCGAGGGCGCGCTCGACGCCGCCCAACAGTTCTGGCAACAGACGGGCGAACGCTACGACCAGCGCGCACATGACATCGAACGCCCGGTGCTGCCGCCGGCGGAGCTGTACCTGTCACCGGAACAATTGCGCGAGCAGCTCAACAAGCGCCTGCGCGTGGAAGTCGTACCCAGCGGGCACGAGCACGCCGTCGACACCGGCACGCAGCCGGCGCCGGAACTGCCGATCAACCGCAAGGGCGAAGAGCCCGGCACGTCGTTACGCCACTTCATGGCGAGCTATCCCGGCCGCCTGCTGATTGCCGCCGATTCGGCCGGCCGCCGCGAAGCGCTGATCGAAACGCTGGCCGCCGCCGGGATGAAACCCGACAGCGTCGAGAACTGGCATAGCTTCGCCCCTGCAACCGGTGCAGCGCCCAAGTTCGCCATCACCACGGCCGCGCTGGAACAGGGTTTTGCGATCACCCGGCCGGCGCTTACCGTACTGACCGAGCGCGAACTCTACGGTGAGCGCGTGCGCACCGAACGCAAGCGTCGCCGTGGTGCGGAGCGTGATCCGGAAAGCATCATCCGCGATCTCACCGAGCTGACGATCGGCGCGCCGATCGTGCATGTCGATCACGGTGTCGGGCGTTATCAGGGCCTGATCTCGATGGATGTCGGCGGCATGGCCGGCGAATTTCTCACCATCGAATACGCCAAGGGCGACAAGCTGTATGTGCCCGTGGCGCAATTGGGCCTGGTCAGCCGCTACTCCGGTACCGCGCCCGAACTGGCGCCGCTGCATTCGCTGGGTGGCGATGCGTGGGAACGCGCGCGCAAGAAAGCCGCCGAAAAAGTGCGCGATGTCGCGGCCGAACTGCTGGCGATCTATGCACAGCGCGAAGCACGCGGCGGCCAGTCGCTTTCGATCGATCGCCAGTTGATCGAAGAGTTCGGCGCCAGCTTCCCCTTCGAGGAAACACCGGACCAGGAACATGCCATCGGCGCCGTCCTCAGCGATCTTGTCGCACCGCGCGCCATGGATCGCGTGATCTGTGGCGATGTCGGCTTCGGCAAGACGGAGGTCGCACTGCGCGCCGCGTTCGCTGCGGCCACCGCCGGCAAGCAGGTCGCGGTCCTGGTACCGACCACATTGCTGGCGCAGCAGCATTACCGCAACTTCGCCGACCGTTTCGCCGATTGGCCGGTTCGCGTCGATGTGCTTTCGCGTTTCAAATCCACCAAGGAAGTCAACGAGGCGCTCAAGCGCCTCGCCGAGGGGCAGATCGACGTCATCATCGGCACGCACAAGCTTCTGCAGCCGGACATCAAGTTCAAGGATCTCGGCCTGGTCATCGTCGACGAAGAACAGCGTTTCGGCGTACGCCAGAAAGAGCAGCTGAAAAAGCTGCGCGCGGAAGTCGACCTGCTGACCATGACCGCGACGCCAATCCCGCGCACGCTGAACATGGCGATGAGCGGTCTACGCGACCTGTCGCTGATCGCCACGCCGCCCGCGCATCGCATGGCGGTGCGCACGTTTATTTCGGCATGGGAGCCCGCGCTGATCCGAGAGGCGTTCCAGCGCGAGCTGCAACGCGGCGGCCAGGTGTACTTCCTGCATAACGAGGTCAACACCATCGAACGTACCGCGCGCGAGATCGAGGAGCTGATCCCCGAGGCGCGTATCGGTATCGCCCACGGCCAGATGCCCGAGCGCGAGCTGGAACGGGTGATGGCGGACTTCCATCGCCAGCGCTTCAACGTGCTGGTGTGCACGACGATTATCGAAACCGGTATCGATATCCCGACGGCCAACACCATCATCATCGACCGCGCGGACCGCTTCGGACTGGCCCAGCTGCATCAGCTGCGTGGGCGCGTCGGCCGCTCGCATCACCGCGCTTATGCCTATCTGGTCGTGCCCGATCGCAAGGCCATGACCGCCGATGCCGAGAAGCGCCTGGAAGCTTTGGCCTCGCTGGAGGAATTAGGCGCAGGCTTTACTCTGGCCACGCACGACCTGGAAATTCGCGGTGCTGGCGAACTGCTTGGCGACGAACAATCCGGCCAGATCCAGGAGATCGGCTTCGGTCTCTACACCGAGCTGTTGGAGCGAGCCGTGCGCGCGCTCAAATCAGGCAAGGTGCCGGACTTCGATCTCACCAGCGAGCACGAGACCGAGGTCGAGCTGCATCTGCCTGCGCTGATACCCGACGATTACCTGCCGGACGTGCATACGCGCCTGACGCTGTACAAGCGCATCGCCAGTGCGCGCAATGAAGATTCGCTGCGCGACCTGCAGGTGGAAATGATCGACCGCTTCGGCTTGCTGCCCGACCCGACCAAGCAACTGTTTGCCATCGCCGGGTTGAAGCTGATGGCCACGCCGCTGGGTATTCGCAAGCTCGACTTCGGTCCCAATGGCGGTCGCATCGTTTTCCGCGACAAGCCAGAAGTCGATCCGATGACCATCATCAAGCTGGTTCAGCGCCTGCCGCGCGTCTACAAACTGGAGGGGCAGGACAAGCTGCGCGTGACGTTGGAGCTGCTTGGTGCGTCGGAGCGTATTCGCAGTGCCCAGGATGTGCTGATCGCGCTGGGTGCTCGGCGGCCCGGCTAA